In the Euwallacea fornicatus isolate EFF26 chromosome 30, ASM4011564v1, whole genome shotgun sequence genome, aaaaaatgaagatattcTACttgaacgatttttttatcagacgttttgctgcagagcTATCCtcgatttttgtccaattttcgTGATAGTCAAAATCATCGCCTTTTTCCCCCTAGAAAAGTTCTGTGATGCACATTTCGTTTAAAACTCATAGAAATCCTTTTatccaataataaaaaaattttttcaatatttttttttaattcgaaaaattaatttaaaatcctgatttgGGGAACTTCTTGCTGCTCGAAACACGTCTTGACTCTCACTCGAAAAGAAACGTTTGCTCCGCGCAACATCTCCCAATTCATCAACTGACACACATTTGCAATCCCCCCTTTCGTCTGTTCTGCAGTTGTCGGTACTTCTGCATAAACTTCGTTGAAAAACCCGATAAAAAAATCTGACGAGGTCAGATCAGGCGACCTAGGAGGCCAGTTCACTGGACAGTCCCGTCGATCCATCGACCTGGATACATTTCATCTAGAATCTCACGagacgataaaaaaaatgggctGGACGGTCGTCATACTGATACCACATCACTCCACCAAATCGCAAGTGGAACGTTTTTCAACAATTCCGAAATATTATTGCCCAAGAAACTGCGGTACATTTCTCCAttcaagtttccttcaatgaaaaaagtttcggTTAAGTATTCTTTAATAATACCGCATCATACATTCACTGACTGTGATCTTTGATGTTCAACTTCTCCAAGCCGATGTGGGTTTACAGTACTCCAAAAATGGAGATGATCGCGATTCACTGCACCCTGATTTGTGAACGTGGGTTCGCTCAAAGACACAATGttggagaagaaatttgcattttgatttaattgctgcctTAGTTGCTCATTTACAAGAATCGACTCGGCTTTCAAAATCGGTTCCATGGAGTCCCTGATGTGAAAAAGTGTGGTAAAGATGGTATTCATTCCCCTTTAAAATTCTTCGGACACTTGTCTTTGATGTTCCTGAGTCGGCAGCAATTTGACGGCAACTAACGTGGGGATCGAAGGCAACAGCTGTAAGAATTGCTGTTTGATTGCCTTCGTGTGTTGCACCTCGGGAGCGATTGCGCCTTCTTTGCTTCGaacgttttcgtttctttgaaatttttaacgacaCTGTGGAAAGTCGTCCAACGCGGAACCCCCATCCGGAAATCTTTCGGCATAAAGTTCCATTGCCCGACCAACACTTCTTCCAGcttctccataaataaaaatcatttataatttttcgtCCAAGGTGTAACGATCCATTTcgattattgaattttgaaacgaaaagaatgatttttgaataatttcacacgAAACAATTAGATTGATTGTAGAAAAGAGAATGTCGATTTTCTGTAGACCTTGTTGAACGGTAAACGTTAGcaagaggaaatttaagaaattattttttttcataattttttttttaattagaaagattgttatgaattttaatcagaatttgcattgcaaaatttttttaggaaaaacaCGCAATAATTTTTAGTGTATCGAACACTAGACAATAATCaaggataactctgcagcgacgtgtttaacaaaaaattattcaaatctaAAGATATTCACTTTTCGAATCTCTACAGggatctgtaaaaaatatacagggttgccgTTTGGAAAGAAAAGTTGCCCTTGAGATGACCTTGAAGTGGCGCTTTCGCTAAAAGCCACCATCGTCACCACATGTCCCTCTCTTTGGCGGACAACTCTTATTTGAAACTCCTTTTCATGCAACTTACAATTTTCGAGCGATCTTTAATCGCAGCTTTAAATGGTACACCCcgtataatttaataatacagAAGCCAGGCGTCAGTTGATGCATGTATCAATTTCGGCAATAACCCACTCGGCATTCCAACACTCTTTAGCCCATCAGATCTTATTATAGGTCCGAAATTCCGATTGGTCAAGCAATCATGTTGAAATTTGAACTCGATATTAGCTACGCCAATATGGAACATACCGAGTGCGGCAAAAATCAAACGCACCAACATACCTACCGGTCAAAATAGGTCTACAGTGTGACCATTGGCAAAGACTTTCCCTTTTGCCTCGTGCCCAAAATTGACAGAGTGGTAAAAGCGGTTCAAAGCGCTggtaaatttatttggaaGATGATTTCCATTGAAACAATATTCTCGGCTCCTGTCGAATCGAGTTAATGGAAACGAAGATGAGGCTATGCAAGGTGTAACGTATCGTCATGGAGATGTTCCAGAGGTCGCTAGCACTCCGCAAAATGAGTCAGAGCCGCGGTGAAAAACTCACCATTGTCGGTGTACAGGGTggccaaaaaaataatcaacgTCCTCCTATCTTGTGGACTGAATTAAATTGCATTCGTTCGGTATTTTAATATCTGCTAGGAAAAGCGTGCGGATGAGGTTGGAAATGTACTGGACGAAGGTATAAATGAGTTCTAATATTTATTGCTTGAAAATCCACGATCTGCGGCAAAGAAAAACTGACATGCGCCCTGATTCtaaatttcaagtttagaGGGAACCTGAAGACACGTGTTAGGCCGAGGCCACAGGGGCGATTGATAAATTGGGCCACGGAGTATCTGTTCCAAGTAGTCGGagaatttaagaaaacgtTTCTCTCTAAATTAGACGGATCCTTTTTAGTTAAGAGCCAGATGTGATCACCTAAATGCAATTCGATCTTTTGTTTGAAAGGATACTCAAGTAAACTTATCATCCAGTATCATCGTGTCTGTTAGTTGCTGGTCTGAAGAGGGCCCGGCAATACGTTCTTCTATTCTTAACGTGAGTTGTTAACTGATAGCTGAGATTGAGTGCATAGAAGGAAATTAGTTGGCGACCAGCGACGCATCTCCAGGTTCGTATTGTTCACTTTTAGTGTTGCGTTCATTAACgtgtgacaaaaaaattttttcaaagtccAGGtccgcattaaaaaaaattgaaatattcacTTGAAGAGGCCAATGAATTCGAgtgttttaatgattttttcatcATCGAAATTCTACCGCTTAATATCGCCGTAATAGCTTGAAATTTAACAACCCGTCGTCGGCATTACGACTATTAACAATACATGTAAACGTACCCATTAATTTCTTTGCATAATAGCGGTATCGCATGGCCAAATAGCTGGTCTGGCATCGGGCACCTTTAATACGATTTGAAAGTGCAATTGTAGTGGCGAACACTAAAACGATTGCGGAAACTTTAGCGAGTCTCActtcgatatttttaaataatcattagCGGTCACTGAAACGTGGCCGAAACCAACGCAGCCACTTTGAATTAAttgttaagttttaaattaaacgtcAGTGATGGAGGTTCTTCTCGTTCCGCTACTCGCATTAAGCACACCATGAGCCGGTTTCGTCGACCGTGGCGTTACCTTCATGAATTCACTAGAAAGTACAATTACGTGACAGTAAAAAGACAATTACGTGACAGTAGGAAGATAATTACGTGACAGTAGAAAGACAATTACGTGACAGTAAAAAGACAATTATGTGACAGTAGAATGACAATTACGTGACAGTAAAAAGACAATTACGTGACAGTAAAAAGACAATTATGTGACAGTAGAAAGACAATTACGTGACAGTAAAAAGACAATTACGTGGCTGTCACCAAGGCAACAAACACGCGGTTTTCTTCCATGTCACAGTCGCAAGCGGCTCTGTTGCAATGGCCAGAGGGCTGTGTACAAGGCAATTTTTGATCAATAGGTATGAACTTGGGGAATTAAGGTTGACGACGAGTGACGATTAATAGTGAAGAAAAGCAGTAGCAACTTTTAGTTTCGGAGATaccaatttatttgaaattaaaatgaacgAATCtgaatttcgtaaaatttaatatgtaaagtgccttaagttacgcccgtGGCTTTATTCCTcttatattattttccattaccTGCTTATGGAAACCTTGTGGTAGTGCCGGAATACAATTGGAGTATTTGTTCATTTAGTCTTTGCCTGATATGGCGAAGTATAGTTAACTGCAACCAAAGTCCGAAATCTGTTTAAAGTATAAATTACCCttaatagtattttttcaataaattcgtGTTATCAGTTGCAGGCCTACGATTTCTCTGTAGTATAAATAGTCTCAAGACCCCAGTGAACCAACTGAGAGTTcagattcattaaaaaaatttctcgtCTCTCACGCAGAAGACTCTGTATCACATTTAAACTCTAATTCCTCCTCTCgtacttttgaaaattgaataaaagttttgtattgTTACTGGCATATAATTATTCGATATCGACACGATACAAAATAGCATTTCATTCATCACGTTAActgttcgaatttttttccgttaCGTTCAATATACAGTTCAGTTCGCTGAAATGAAATGTATcttcaattttatgaaattcaggTTATTTCCATTTGAAACGAATTAATATTTGCGaaactaaaacattttacCACGTTATTTTGcgctatttattattttttgttctcaGCTCTCATTTTCCAAGTTGATACGAGTACCGCCCCGTGCGAGTAACGCACACAGTGCTTCTGTAACGCGCCACGTGGGGTGAGAGCAATGTAATAAAGTTGCGTTGTCGTTTCGATCTCCGTTAAGTTTCTTCCACACCATTCTCTTTCATGTATTTAGACCTTTTTCTTCTATTGTCCAGGGTTTTATTCCTGAATGGTTGCGATTAGGGGCTCACTTTGTAACTTAACTAAGGGGACACTCGCGTTCCTCGACCGACACTTCGCCGCTCCGTCGCCTCGGATCCAAAGAGAGCGATCCCAGTCTCTAGAATGTCTTAAGTGCCGATTTCGGGGGCGACGAAACAGCGGCGTACTCTGACCAGAGACCTATTACCGATCCGTCATGTGGCCAGCCACATCTGGACATCATGAAGCATCCTTTGTCAGAACCGCTGTccttcgaccctctttcctagttctaacaaagagaggctcaattttcttttacttcatgCGGCTCTCGACCGGGGAAAGTTCCAGTAACGCTGCGGACCACATGAACTCAGCGACCACACACATGGGCGCACCATCAGGGCACCTCACTCTTTATCCCCCTCCATTCCTGTAATCTAGCCTGAATTATAGCTACTTTACAATTGACGTCCTCCCGTTTGCAGCTCGATTTGGTCGGACGGTAACAATGATACCTATTAatttacacagggtgtttggtttaccgatacacatccgaaagagggtGGTAACGCATTTGACCATCGCTCTCTCGAATGGTGTACTGAAAGGCGCAGACTTAATGCTCCAtaaggtatttaattaaaaaggggaaaaattcagaaaaagtGCAAAGGGCAATTCaacaaattgaacaaaaatgagtaattgttatttatgtaaattgtaCTATTTACTTACAACTAGTTATTATTGTCAAAATGGTAACCACCGTTTCTGCTCCAACACCGACATCTTCGTCTCTCTCTGCAGTGGTTGCTCCCAGCCTCGTTTCAGCCTTCGCTAATTTTGCTGCCCCATTAATTCTTTGGATGATATGGTCTCGATCGTGAATTTCCTCATCGTACACCAGTTCTTTCGCTCGTCCCCAGATGTGATAGTCAACCGGGgcgaggtctggagatctggCAGGCCATAGCATCGGTCCGTCTCGTCCTATTCACCTTTCAGGAAATTGAttgtttgaaaacttttttattgctctCTGATAACGGGCCGGACGTCCGTCGCTTTGAAATGCGATTTGCGACGGtcaaagaagttttcgaaGGTATTTGACCGGCTCTTCCGTTTGCGTCTTTCTCTTCATTTGCTGACAAAGTCGAGGTTTGACattagagaaattcatttttggaattttaaagcatcacgCTTTGTCTTTCATATGCAGACACCACCGCAAGTTTGACGTCGATGAAATACATGTTCGAGTTTATGCGAAAACCGACAGAGTCGCGGCGAatgttccattaaatttttatcgttaCTTACACGGAGGTAAACGGcgattttggcaaaattcggaaaaatggcgATATCCGGGAATGCGTGACGCTTGATGGAACAGTATACATGGTCGAATGCGTTCACATTCGTCCCACCTACCGCCCTCTTTCGGACGTGCCTCGGTggaccaaacaccctgtatatacaaaatattgcgGCGAACCGACGAACGGACCCTACATATATTCCTTGAATCTCAATGTTCCTGCCTTTGTCAGCTACGATGCTATTAAGCTGCCGAAGGGGACACAACAAATGTCCTATGGGAACCGCTCTTCGGATAGCTCCAGGCCTCGCACCGTGGAATTTACATCGTTGCGAAGGAGTTTCGTTCGGACCTCGTTGCTCTTgaaaaacctatttttaaCAGGTCCACAGTGGTAAACAATCGCATTTTCTATACCATCCGATTACTAACCAAGGGTAACTAAAATTGGCTTACGCCTCGGCACGGTCAGCACAAGTTTTTTgccaaacttaaaaataaaccgaTTTAATTATATCGCCAGTAAGTGATCTATAAAGTAGTGTTTAGATGTTCATTAAGCCGATCAGAGTTCAATAGAAGTATGTGCAGAAACGGCAGAGGTCAATGCTAAATGCGGTAAGAACTTCTGCTAAACTCAATCATTGTGCATGGGCATTATTAAAGGACACGTCGCCAGGACTAGTTTCATTAGGGACATTTAAATAGTCCCCAGGGAATTTACAGAGGTAAATTAAGGACATTAATCATACTCAGGACAAACCAACCTTGTCacatttatctaaattaaagATCTTTTACCAGAGTTTTCCATTCTCACTAGTTGTATACCACCACGTGTTGAGCTGAATACAGGGCTGCAAAGACAATTAAAGACATTCATGGAATGAAGCAACAAAGCAGAATTTCTTTTTAGAACTTTTATCTTCTTTagtaataaaagaaaacgcCACCTCAGCTTTGAGTTACCGGCTATTACGTTTAATATACCGTGACGTCAAAAGGTCTAGGATAACagtgtaaaatttcattgtcgGAATACCTATCTTGTGGCGCAGTTTTCTGCATTACAGGTTCTTTGTCGTGGATTTCAGATAAAATGTCGAATAAACTAATATGGGTCGACGGTCGAGACACggagaaaaatgatgaaaaatcaatcGCAGACGAGGAAAAGTTCACCGAAGGCCAGAAGGTTGAAAACAGGAAATCGGTCACATATCGAATACCTGACGATCCGGAAGACCGCGGGGGATGGGGAAATAAACTGGACTTTCTCATGTCTTGCATTAGTCTATCCGTAGGGTTAGGAAACGTGTGGAGATTTCCATATTTGTGCTACAAAAATGGAGGAGGTAAGCCAGCTCCCGCCGACAATCCAATCCTGCCTCccgcagattttttttaattaatttatttttttttaataattttttttctaacgaAGGCTCCTTCCTGGTAACCTACTCGATAGCCATGATAGTTTGTGGGATTCCACTGTTTTTCCAAGAAGTAGCCATCGGTCAGTACTTGGGCTCGGGCGGGATGACCTTCGTCGGTCACTTGTGCCCGATCTTGAAGGGTGTGGGATTCGCCACGATGACGATAGTGTTCCTGCTGGACGTCTACTACTGCGTGATCATCGCGTGGACTTTGTTTTACATAATTAGCACTTTTGCAACAATGCCGGAGCTCCCTTGGCAGGACTGCGGTGAGTACACGCTTGCGGCTCACGAAACAAACTTGTGAGTCGTGGGAGCGCAtcggaaatattaattatggtCCGTCAGTGCGCGACTACGGGCTCGTTTGCCAATTTGAAACCATAAATTATCGCTTTCGTGAGGTCGATCTGAGTGAGATTAACGACGAAATTAAACGCGTTCTCTTCGACTAAGGTCTGTACATCAAAGGCGGCATTTTTTTGGACAGATGCGTTTCTGAGAACGAACTGCGTAACGATGCGAAAAAGGCCATGAAACGTCGTTAAAGCTAAAGCGTGTCGGGGATCAAAAGAGACTTCACGTCGACGACTTGCTGCGTGTGGTCGTGGTTAAGTTGTTAGGTGCGAGACAAGCCGCATCGTGAGATTGAGGGCTTTTGGAGCCGACGTCCTCACGCGCGGAGCCTCGATTTCGCAACGAATCACCTCAAAATTCACTTGCTTCTGTGCAATCTTCGATTCGTGAATACACGCGTTTGTTAGCGTCCAGAGGGGgaagtttaaaaatacatttattaacGGAATTCCATCACGCAGCGTCACGTTGCTGGAACCAAAAGGAATAAGCTAAAAGCGCGCTTTAATTCCATCATTCATGCAGAAACTCACCTCTTGACAAAGTTATCAAGACGTCGGTTTTTCGACACTTAGTGTAGTTATTAAGTGCTTAGTATTCCATGCTCAGCTTCCCAGACACTTCCCATGAACATAAATCGGAATATCTGGTTTTTCTCGCCAGCTTCCGGGGTGTTCTAAATTTGCGAGCTTTAACGGCGTTCCAACTTGGCATTCAAGCACGCACGTTCGCCCCCATGTGGTTAAATCTTTTACCGTTTTACATACGAGTTATACGTATAGACGATGAAGtgtgttttttcatttcctttCAAACAATGAATAGTAATATTTATGAACTCACATCGAGCGAGTGGCCCCAGACCGAGCCCCCACGAACGTTTAACGCACATTTCGGTGACTAAATCGAAATAACGTCATCCCATTTCAGATAACTGGTGGAACACCAAAGACTGCTTCACCTCGAAAACGAacatttcttcgttcaatggCACGAAAAAGTCATCTTCGGTCGAGGAATTCTTCGAGTGAGTGAAACTAACCCGTGGGGAAACAATTGAGCTTAACGGCAAACCGATTTTCAGCCACAAAGTGCTGGGCATTTCCGGAGGCTTAGAAGAGGTGGGAGGTTTGCAATGGAACCTCTTCGTATGTTTGTGCGTAGGCTGGCTTACGgtttactttattttaagGAAAGGGTTGCACCAAAGCGGTAAGGTAAATTTCCCTTTCGTGATATGTTTTTTTCTCACATCCTAACACTAACAGAAAGGCCCGGTTGAATGATTCGAGCGTGAGCTCGGCCCTCATATCTAATGTCACGTTCTTCAACTGCGCCTTAACGTTCTCTATTTCGCAATCAGAATTACCGTCTCCTTAGATTATATGGTTTGCGGCTCTTTTCCCTTATGTAATCCTGCTCATAATGCTCGTAAGGGCCATTACACTCGATGGTGCATCTGATGGGCTGTATTATTACGTCACTCCCCGATGGGAAACTCTCCTCACCCCAGGACCCTGGATCGATTCGGCCTCTCAAATATTCTTCGCCTACAGTATCGGTTGTGGCGCATTACCGGCCTTGGGATCCTATAACAAATTCCATCATAACTCTTACAAGTAAGTGCAAAAAAGTCTTTTCTTTACCGTTCGTGCCCGGAGATTtgtttttccaagaaaaagttaCGGTTAAAGCGGTAGAAACCGGGGAAATAATTCACTTATAAGTACCCGCGCCGCGCGCCCACCAGCAAACAAAGGGTTAAGGGTACATTAGATCTTTAATAGGTCTGCAGGGCTTATAAAAGATCCCCCTTTACCATCAACTATTAAAAGAGTTAAAGGAGTTTTTGATTAAAGCTATTAACTCTGAGGAAGTGTTTTCTCGGCGGAAATGCAACGAGCCCGGAAGATTTTTCCGTCTAAATTTAGGCGAAGCTGCGCAGTGCCTCAAGCTCTGTTAGCTACGTAGTGAGTTATCAGTAATAGTCGATCCGCTATTGGTTTATTGCGGGTCCAGAAGTAAGGCATAATTGTAGTCTGTCCAATCGTTAAGTGTccctaattatttttcaagtgACGCCATGATAACCTGCATCGTCAACACGTTCACTTCCGTACTGGCTGGCTTGGTGACCTTTTCCATACTCGGCCATCTGGCACGTGAACAAA is a window encoding:
- the LOC136347769 gene encoding sodium- and chloride-dependent GABA transporter 1-like, producing MSNKLIWVDGRDTEKNDEKSIADEEKFTEGQKVENRKSVTYRIPDDPEDRGGWGNKLDFLMSCISLSVGLGNVWRFPYLCYKNGGGSFLVTYSIAMIVCGIPLFFQEVAIGQYLGSGGMTFVGHLCPILKGVGFATMTIVFLLDVYYCVIIAWTLFYIISTFATMPELPWQDCDNWWNTKDCFTSKTNISSFNGTKKSSSVEEFFDHKVLGISGGLEEVGGLQWNLFVCLCVGWLTVYFILRKGLHQSGKIIWFAALFPYVILLIMLVRAITLDGASDGLYYYVTPRWETLLTPGPWIDSASQIFFAYSIGCGALPALGSYNKFHHNSYNDAMITCIVNTFTSVLAGLVTFSILGHLAREQNVDVGDVVKSGPGLVFLTYPEVVLKLPGAPFWAVTFFFMLLLLGVDSAFCLVESFITGLVDNWSTILRPHRQTFTAFICLMMFLLGMPMVTHGGMYVFQLMDYYSASGMSLLWVCFFQTVAISWTFGVEKLCDCIEQMMGYRPSWFWRCCWKYCAPTVIAVIFVEQCMEYTQLRYGDYNYPLWANILGLGISFSSMLWIPVYAIYYVFTEPNSVIENFKTGIIPIIKQRKISICDKTTGQMITQSKVGLITPSVSLVQTEKMEV